The Bacillota bacterium DNA segment ACACATTCTCCGTTATCGTTAGCACGGTTTCATATTAACATTATTTTATATTATAGAGGATTATTCTAAAAAAATAAAGAAATAAAAGACAAAAAGGGGCGATAGTGCCTCCTTTTTGTCTTTGTAAATATAGCTTTATTTTTTATCAGGGATGATTTCGAGCCAATAGCCGTCAGGATCATTTATGAAGTAAATGCCCATTGTGGGGTTTTCATAACAAATAACGCCCATTTCTTTATGCTTTTTATATGCAGAGTCATAATCGTCGACGTTAAAAGCAAGATGTATCTCGTTATCGCCTAAGTTATAAGGTGTTTTCCTGTCTTTTAGCCAAGTTAGTTCCAGTTGATGACCGGTTATGCCATCGCCTAAAAATACAAGTTGAAAAGAACCGTC contains these protein-coding regions:
- a CDS encoding VOC family protein, which gives rise to MKFKMVHNNLNVFDLEKSLAFYKEALGLEEIRRKTSRDGSFQLVFLGDGITGHQLELTWLKDRKTPYNLGDNEIHLAFNVDDYDSAYKKHKEMGVICYENPTMGIYFINDPDGYWLEIIPDKK